CTTCACCAACACCGTGCTGATCCTCACCAGCAACATCGGCAGCAGCTCGATCCTCGATCTGGCCGGCGATCCGGCCCGCCACAGCGAAATGGAGAAACGGGTGAACGACGCCCTGCGGGCCCACTTCCGGCCCGAATTCCTCAACCGGCTCGATGAAACGATCATCTTCCACAGCCTCAAGCAGGAAGAACTGCGCGAGATCGTGGAGCTGCAGGTGAAGCGCCTCGAGCGGCGCCTGGAAGACCGGAAGCTGGGTCTGGCGCTCAACGCCGATGCCCTCGACTGGCTGGCCGGTGTGGGCTACGACCCGGTGTACGGCGCCCGGCCGCTGAAGCGGGCCATCCAGCGGGAGCTGGAGACCCCGATCGCCAAGGGAATCCTGGCCGGCCAGTTCACGCCGGGCCACACCATCGCGGTGGATGTGGTGGAGGCGGCCAACGGCGTGGGTAGCGCCCAGGGCAGCGCTGGCGTGGCCGGACGGCTCCGCTTCCAGCAGAGCGATCCCGCCCAGCTGCCGGTGCTGGTCTGAAGCGGCGGCGGCGGCGAGGCTGCCGCCCCAGGGGCTCAGGCCGCCAGCGCCGCGGCCAGGGCCCCATCGCTGTGCCAGCTGGAGATGCCGTCGCGGATCGGCTCGATCCCCAGCTCGGCCCGCAGCTCCTCGAGGTTCTGCTCCATGCGCTCCTCCCACCGCACGGGGAACAGGGGCTGGGCCGCCAGGCCCATCTCCAGTCCCTGGCTGATCATGCGGAACACGTAGGCCGTGGTGCGGGCCTGCTCCTGCTCACTCTCCAGATCAGCGATCGGTGTGTCGGTGCGGAACCAGGACATCAGCAATCCGATCAGATCGGTGAAGGCCAGCCCGGGGTGGGAGTACTGGGCCACGCTGAGACTGATCACCCCGAGTTCGCCGAAGTTATCGAGGCTGAAGCCCGTGAGGATGTGGTGGATGTCGTGGGTGGCAAACACCCGGTAGTTGATGTAGTCGGCGTCGGTGTCGAGGTTGTTGAAGAACTCCGGCTTGGGGAAGAAGTTGATGTCGTAGCCGAGGGTGGCCATCACCGTGCCGTAGGTGTGGCCCAGGCTCCCCTTCGGCATCGCCTGCAGGGCCGCCAGGTCGTAGGGGCCGCAGGGCCGGCGCTCCTCCACCCAGGCCCAGCTGGCCGGATCCCGCTGGAGGCGCGTGCGGCACAGCTGCATGGGTCGGGTCTCGCGCAGCCGGTGGGAGAGGGCGAACACGTTGTGGGCCGACTGGGCCGCGCCCAGGGCCAGATCGGCCAGGTCCAGAAACTGCTGAATCGCTTCAGGGCTGGCCACCCGGTCGAGGTAACGGAAACTCATCCGAGGGGGGCAAACCGCCAAGGTAGGCAGGGATGGGGGGGCCGGCCGCCGGCCGTTCAGCCCTCTGCGAGCTGCTCAAGCACCCCGGCCCGCATCGGCGTTACGCCCAGCGCCAGCAGGCGCTGGTTGCCGATCCGCCGGTTGGGCAGGCTGGCCCCGGCGGAGGGGGGAGAGGGGCTCTGGGGGAGCGGGTCGTCGGCGCCCCAGGTCACCGGAGCCAGAGCACGGACAGCGCAGGCCCGCTCGACCAGTTGCCGCAGGGTCGCCGGCCGGCCATCCACCACATTGAGCAGGCCACTGAACCCCTGCTCCACCACCGCATCGATCGCCGCCACGGCGTCCTGCTGGTGGATCCAGTTGCTCCAGAGGATGCCATCGCCTGGCCTCTGGCTGCCGGCCAGCCTGGCCAGCCGGGGGCCCAGCTCACGCCCAGGACCGTGCAGGGCCCCAAGCCGCAGCACGGCCACCGCCGGGGCCGGCATCCCGGCCCCGCGGGGGGCTGTGGCCCGCTGCAGCAGCGCCTCGGCCTGCAGCAGCACCGTGGCATGCCCATCCCGTGGCTGGGGGGGCGTGGTTTCATCGATCCAGCCACCGGCGGCATCGCCATACACGCCACAGCTGCTCGTGTACACGATCTGCCGCAGCTGGGGCAGCTCCGG
This portion of the Cyanobium sp. NIES-981 genome encodes:
- a CDS encoding Coq4 family protein; protein product: MSFRYLDRVASPEAIQQFLDLADLALGAAQSAHNVFALSHRLRETRPMQLCRTRLQRDPASWAWVEERRPCGPYDLAALQAMPKGSLGHTYGTVMATLGYDINFFPKPEFFNNLDTDADYINYRVFATHDIHHILTGFSLDNFGELGVISLSVAQYSHPGLAFTDLIGLLMSWFRTDTPIADLESEQEQARTTAYVFRMISQGLEMGLAAQPLFPVRWEERMEQNLEELRAELGIEPIRDGISSWHSDGALAAALAA
- a CDS encoding NAD-dependent epimerase/dehydratase family protein: MRITIIGCGWLGLALARHWRGRHALVLTTTTPERLPELEALGAEAALVQGNDRSAMARALAQAEVVVLTLAPRGDRQVDADAYASTYLSTCRSLLEVLPELPQLRQIVYTSSCGVYGDAAGGWIDETTPPQPRDGHATVLLQAEALLQRATAPRGAGMPAPAVAVLRLGALHGPGRELGPRLARLAGSQRPGDGILWSNWIHQQDAVAAIDAVVEQGFSGLLNVVDGRPATLRQLVERACAVRALAPVTWGADDPLPQSPSPPSAGASLPNRRIGNQRLLALGVTPMRAGVLEQLAEG